The following are encoded together in the Bacillus sp. V2I10 genome:
- a CDS encoding ABC transporter substrate-binding protein codes for MKKLVKGKMILLLMMALMLLLSACSSSGTGGQTESGASSGDSKSSDKLVIGFSQVGAESEWRTANTKSMQEAIKAAGHELKFSDAQQKQENQIKAIRSFIAQKVDAIVFSPVVETGFETVLQEAKDAGIPVFLADRSVDIEDDSLWVTFLGSDFVEEGRKAANWLVEETKDEEGDVNIVELQGTVGSAPAIDRKEGFEEVIKDHPNLKIIKSQTGDFTRAKGKEVMEAFLKSDGDNIDVLYAHNDDMAIGAIQAIEEYGLKPGEDIKIIGVDAVKGAFEAMAAGKMNVTVECNPLFGPQMVDLIEAHLAGEEIEKRVAVEESMYTMDQAEELLPTREY; via the coding sequence ATGAAAAAGTTAGTTAAAGGCAAAATGATTTTACTTCTTATGATGGCACTTATGCTCTTATTATCAGCATGTAGCTCATCTGGTACAGGGGGGCAAACAGAATCTGGTGCTAGTTCAGGAGATTCTAAGTCTAGTGATAAGTTAGTAATAGGTTTTTCACAAGTCGGTGCTGAAAGTGAATGGAGAACAGCAAACACGAAGTCAATGCAAGAAGCCATTAAAGCTGCAGGTCATGAATTAAAATTTTCAGATGCCCAACAAAAACAAGAAAATCAAATTAAGGCCATTCGTTCGTTCATCGCCCAAAAAGTAGATGCAATTGTCTTCTCTCCAGTTGTTGAAACAGGATTTGAAACGGTGTTACAAGAAGCAAAGGATGCAGGGATTCCAGTATTTCTTGCAGACCGTTCTGTTGATATTGAAGATGACTCACTTTGGGTAACGTTTTTAGGTTCAGACTTTGTTGAAGAAGGTAGAAAAGCTGCGAATTGGTTAGTGGAAGAAACTAAGGATGAAGAAGGCGATGTTAATATCGTTGAGCTTCAAGGTACAGTAGGTTCAGCACCAGCTATTGACCGTAAAGAAGGGTTTGAAGAAGTAATCAAAGATCACCCAAATCTTAAAATCATCAAATCTCAAACAGGTGACTTCACACGTGCAAAAGGAAAAGAGGTAATGGAAGCGTTCTTAAAATCAGATGGAGACAACATTGATGTTTTATACGCTCATAACGATGATATGGCAATTGGTGCGATTCAAGCAATTGAAGAGTACGGATTAAAACCAGGTGAAGATATTAAAATCATTGGTGTTGATGCAGTAAAAGGTGCATTCGAAGCAATGGCAGCAGGTAAAATGAACGTAACAGTTGAGTGTAACCCATTGTTTGGTCCGCAAATGGTCGATTTAATTGAAGCACATTTAGCTGGTGAAGAGATTGAAAAGCGTGTAGCTGTAGAAGAAAGCATGTATACAATGGATCAAGCTGAGGAATTACTCCC